The following proteins are co-located in the Microbacterium immunditiarum genome:
- a CDS encoding universal stress protein: MSDAASEGFDQGSADETSSESGPRTPSPEELRGAVIAGVVPGQPPRVLKEAARYAKLLGSPLIVVHVDVTRFVTYEDPDGYVHSAPIDVDLMTGEDALAQVMAEASEALAGRGVEWTVKQLVGDPALAMKHLGEQVEAKLLVIGTRRRGIGESIREFFTGSVAARLAHRQHRPILVVPLGEPVPDDEEIWPE, from the coding sequence ATGTCGGACGCGGCATCCGAGGGCTTCGACCAAGGCTCGGCGGACGAGACCTCATCGGAATCCGGCCCCCGGACGCCGTCGCCCGAAGAGCTGCGCGGAGCGGTCATCGCGGGCGTCGTGCCCGGTCAGCCGCCGCGTGTCCTGAAGGAGGCGGCGCGCTACGCGAAGCTGCTCGGCTCCCCGCTGATCGTCGTGCACGTCGACGTCACGCGGTTCGTGACGTACGAGGATCCCGACGGGTACGTGCACTCGGCGCCGATCGACGTCGACCTGATGACGGGCGAGGACGCCCTCGCGCAGGTGATGGCCGAGGCATCCGAAGCCCTCGCCGGCCGCGGCGTCGAGTGGACGGTCAAGCAGCTCGTGGGCGACCCCGCCCTGGCGATGAAGCACCTCGGCGAGCAGGTCGAGGCCAAGCTCCTCGTCATCGGCACGCGCCGTCGCGGCATCGGCGAGTCGATCCGCGAGTTCTTCACGGGATCGGTCGCCGCGCGGCTCGCCCATCGGCAGCATCGGCCGATCCTGGTCGTGCCGCTCGGCGAGCCGGTCCCCGATGACGAGGAGATCTGGCCCGAGTAG
- a CDS encoding MerR family transcriptional regulator, which translates to MTEEWSIQQIAKLAGTTSRTLRHYDDIGLLAPSRIGGNGYRYYDERALVRLQRILLLRELGLGLPQIQDLLANDTAEVPALEAHLAWLRQEQSRLARQIASVESTIDALRGGEPLMAENMFDGFDHTKYKDEVEERWGKKAYADSDRWWRSMNAEEKAAWQQKVSDLGRDWIAAAERGIAPDSDEAQALAKRHVEWLTGVPGTPAATPGGDVKAYVIGLGEMYVADPRFGANYATSAGGSAGAEFVRDALRVYAEANL; encoded by the coding sequence ATGACCGAGGAGTGGTCCATTCAGCAGATCGCGAAGCTCGCGGGCACCACGAGCCGCACACTGCGTCACTACGACGACATCGGACTGCTCGCGCCGTCCCGCATCGGCGGCAACGGCTACCGGTACTACGACGAGCGGGCCCTCGTGCGGCTGCAGCGGATCCTCCTGCTGCGCGAACTCGGACTCGGCCTGCCGCAGATCCAGGACCTGCTCGCGAACGACACCGCCGAGGTGCCCGCCCTCGAGGCGCACCTCGCGTGGCTCCGGCAGGAGCAGAGCCGGCTGGCGCGCCAGATCGCGTCGGTCGAGTCGACCATCGACGCCTTGAGAGGAGGTGAACCCCTGATGGCAGAGAACATGTTCGACGGCTTCGACCACACGAAGTACAAGGACGAGGTCGAAGAGCGTTGGGGCAAGAAGGCCTACGCCGACAGCGACCGCTGGTGGCGCTCGATGAACGCCGAAGAGAAGGCGGCGTGGCAGCAGAAGGTCTCAGACCTCGGTCGCGACTGGATCGCCGCCGCCGAGCGCGGCATCGCTCCGGACAGCGACGAGGCGCAGGCACTCGCGAAGCGCCACGTGGAGTGGCTGACCGGAGTCCCCGGCACGCCCGCGGCGACGCCGGGCGGTGATGTGAAGGCTTACGTCATCGGCCTCGGCGAGATGTACGTGGCCGATCCTCGGTTCGGTGCGAACTACGCCACGAGCGCGGGCGGCAGCGCCGGCGCAGAGTTCGTGCGCGATGCGCTGCGCGTGTACGCGGAGGCGAACCTGTAG
- a CDS encoding DUF4097 family beta strand repeat-containing protein: MTFEKWIIHPGETRVIDIETVRSLKIGLVGGQLDVIAHDEPGARIEVHSVTVKDLRIEVSGDHVEIDHPQLRWDNFLEVFRNFGAGGPKAEISVAVPRSVALTMGVVSASALVSGIRENARLNTVSGDLIVDGLTGDLTVNAVSGDVQVRELVGALNANTVSGDIAATGSLRSATIDTVSGSMLVDSTGDIHAVSLNTVSGDATVRLDDGFPANYVIRSVSGRVIVDGQKVSGTGTGPLTNFTGAVGELSGSFADVRANSVSGSVTVLRRSASTNANTDTPADADRPASDDAGAGIDEEEW; the protein is encoded by the coding sequence ATGACATTCGAGAAGTGGATCATCCACCCCGGCGAGACGCGCGTGATCGACATCGAGACCGTGCGCTCGCTCAAGATCGGGCTGGTCGGCGGCCAGCTCGACGTGATCGCCCATGACGAGCCGGGCGCCCGCATCGAAGTGCATTCGGTCACCGTGAAGGACCTCCGCATCGAGGTGTCCGGCGACCACGTCGAGATCGACCACCCGCAGCTGCGCTGGGACAACTTCCTCGAAGTGTTCCGCAACTTCGGCGCAGGCGGTCCCAAGGCCGAGATCAGCGTCGCCGTCCCCCGGTCGGTCGCCCTCACGATGGGCGTCGTGAGCGCGAGCGCGCTCGTGTCCGGCATCCGCGAGAACGCCCGCCTGAACACCGTCTCGGGCGACCTGATCGTCGACGGCCTCACCGGCGACCTCACGGTCAACGCCGTGTCGGGCGATGTGCAGGTGCGCGAGCTGGTCGGCGCGCTGAACGCCAACACCGTGTCGGGCGACATCGCCGCGACCGGCTCGCTGCGCAGCGCGACCATCGACACCGTGTCGGGCTCGATGCTCGTCGACTCGACGGGCGACATCCACGCGGTGAGCCTCAACACCGTGAGCGGCGACGCGACGGTCCGCCTCGACGACGGCTTCCCGGCGAACTACGTCATCCGCAGCGTCAGCGGACGGGTGATCGTCGACGGCCAGAAGGTCTCGGGCACCGGCACCGGCCCCCTCACGAACTTCACGGGAGCCGTCGGCGAGCTCAGCGGCAGTTTCGCCGACGTGCGCGCCAACAGCGTGTCGGGCAGCGTCACGGTGCTGCGGCGCTCGGCGAGCACGAACGCGAACACGGATACCCCGGCCGACGCCGATCGTCCGGCTTCGGATGACGCCGGCGCCGGCATCGACGAAGAGGAGTGGTGA
- a CDS encoding IclR family transcriptional regulator, which produces MGAVSAARDVAGTRSADRVLQILDEIGASAEGLTAAQLASRLGLSTATTYRLLATLVAHDYLARGDDARYVLGRAVDGLGRAVRAQLVVTPEVRGILREMHDRAAAPAYLTVFRGDDIAVAHIADSRDHPRIGQLHVGFAEAAHVTAFGKLMLAARDDDGVRRYLDRHGAPAVSTRSVTSERGLLEQLDDVRALQIAIEVEEYMPKLACIAAPVRSHSGRTIGAVSLSTTAEDFASRAHELERIVRRGAWHVSSSLHA; this is translated from the coding sequence ATGGGCGCCGTTTCCGCGGCCCGCGACGTGGCGGGCACCCGCTCCGCCGACCGCGTGCTGCAGATCCTCGATGAGATCGGAGCGAGCGCGGAGGGGCTGACCGCCGCGCAGCTCGCGTCGCGTCTCGGACTCTCGACGGCGACGACGTACCGTCTGCTCGCGACGCTCGTCGCGCACGACTACCTCGCGCGAGGAGACGACGCGCGGTACGTGCTCGGGCGGGCGGTCGACGGACTCGGCCGTGCCGTGCGGGCGCAGCTGGTGGTGACGCCCGAGGTGCGCGGCATCCTGCGCGAGATGCACGATCGCGCGGCCGCGCCGGCGTACCTCACCGTCTTCCGCGGCGACGACATCGCCGTCGCCCACATCGCCGACTCCCGTGACCATCCGCGAATCGGACAGCTCCACGTCGGGTTCGCCGAGGCCGCGCACGTGACGGCGTTCGGCAAGCTCATGCTCGCGGCACGCGACGACGACGGTGTCCGGCGATACCTCGACAGGCACGGCGCGCCGGCGGTCTCGACGCGTTCGGTCACGAGTGAGCGGGGGCTCCTCGAGCAGCTCGACGACGTGCGCGCGCTGCAGATCGCGATCGAGGTGGAAGAGTACATGCCCAAGCTGGCATGCATTGCGGCGCCCGTGCGGTCGCACAGCGGGCGGACGATCGGCGCCGTGTCGCTCTCGACGACGGCCGAGGACTTCGCGTCGCGTGCCCACGAGCTCGAGCGAATCGTGCGACGCGGCGCGTGGCACGTGTCGAGCAGCTTGCACGCCTGA
- a CDS encoding DUF3073 domain-containing protein, with amino-acid sequence MGRGRQKAKHTKIARELKSFSPSVNYAALERELASHDDDEYVDKWADQYDDEDEDEEDAALNSAMR; translated from the coding sequence ATGGGGCGTGGCCGTCAGAAGGCGAAGCACACCAAGATCGCCCGTGAACTCAAGTCGTTCAGCCCGAGCGTGAACTACGCGGCGCTCGAGCGTGAATTGGCCAGCCACGATGACGACGAGTACGTCGACAAGTGGGCCGACCAGTACGACGATGAGGACGAGGACGAAGAAGACGCGGCGCTGAACAGCGCGATGCGCTGA
- a CDS encoding PadR family transcriptional regulator codes for MTPVFSHGDLRLYLLNLLDEAPRHGYDIMQALSDRTGGTYTPSAGTVYPRLAKLEEEGLVTKTVDGRKTVYSITDAGRAEVTARKGELEGIEANLADSVRLIADEVRGSVREAMKSLQADLAAAARQERETAQRPAPVDDARARSREQLHRADAAVNDFRIRVRSDLRTHVARGGELATDTVDAIVNELDRIARDVTRALRG; via the coding sequence ATGACCCCCGTCTTCTCGCACGGCGACCTGCGCCTGTACCTGCTGAACCTCCTCGACGAGGCTCCTCGGCACGGGTACGACATCATGCAGGCGCTCTCCGACCGCACGGGCGGCACGTACACGCCGAGCGCGGGAACGGTCTATCCGCGCCTCGCGAAGCTGGAGGAGGAGGGTCTTGTGACCAAGACCGTCGACGGCCGCAAGACCGTCTACTCGATCACCGACGCCGGCCGGGCCGAGGTCACCGCCCGCAAGGGCGAGCTCGAAGGCATCGAGGCGAACCTCGCCGACTCTGTGCGACTCATCGCCGATGAGGTCCGCGGAAGCGTGCGCGAGGCGATGAAGAGCCTTCAGGCCGATCTCGCTGCCGCCGCCCGGCAGGAGCGTGAGACCGCCCAGCGGCCGGCGCCCGTCGACGACGCCCGCGCGCGCAGTCGCGAGCAGCTTCACCGCGCGGATGCCGCTGTCAACGACTTCCGGATCCGGGTGCGCAGCGACCTTCGCACGCACGTCGCCCGGGGCGGGGAGCTCGCGACCGACACCGTGGACGCCATCGTGAACGAGCTCGACCGCATCGCCCGCGACGTCACGCGAGCGCTCCGGGGCTGA
- a CDS encoding DJ-1/PfpI family protein, with protein sequence MADKILILTGDAAETLEVFYPYHRLQEAGYEVHIGAPEKRRLQFVVHDFVDGFDTYTEKLGHTWEADIAFADVNPEDYVAIVVPGGRAPEYIRNNEDAKRIVRHFFERNEPVAALCHGPLLLAAAGVLQGRTSSAYPELAVDVETAGGIFENGGGVVDGNLVTGRAWPDNGTWMKAFLDVLEGAKVTA encoded by the coding sequence ATGGCCGACAAGATCCTCATCCTCACCGGCGACGCCGCCGAGACGCTCGAAGTGTTCTATCCGTACCACCGGCTGCAGGAGGCCGGTTACGAGGTGCACATCGGCGCGCCCGAGAAGCGCAGGCTGCAGTTCGTCGTGCACGACTTCGTCGACGGCTTCGACACCTACACCGAGAAGCTCGGACACACGTGGGAGGCCGACATCGCCTTCGCCGACGTGAACCCCGAGGACTACGTCGCCATCGTGGTCCCCGGAGGGCGGGCGCCCGAGTACATCCGCAACAACGAGGACGCGAAGCGCATCGTCCGCCACTTCTTCGAGCGCAACGAGCCGGTCGCGGCGCTGTGCCACGGACCGCTGCTGCTCGCGGCCGCCGGCGTGCTCCAGGGCCGCACGTCGTCGGCGTACCCCGAGCTCGCGGTCGACGTCGAGACGGCGGGCGGCATCTTCGAGAACGGCGGCGGGGTCGTCGACGGCAACCTCGTCACGGGACGCGCGTGGCCCGACAACGGCACCTGGATGAAGGCGTTCCTCGACGTGCTCGAGGGAGCGAAGGTCACCGCGTAG